In Candidatus Epulonipiscium viviparus, one DNA window encodes the following:
- the citX gene encoding citrate lyase holo-[acyl-carrier protein] synthase, with protein sequence MIEEFLYAREQRVAHQNELCSQHPQKTLVTLKINYPGLEKSNYINDSIIKALAAEILSYYPEIVYHESYESLEGLIYHFIFDASLTATKEEMVSLEENHQLGRLVDIDVYNLGAAISRKDLGLPVRKCFICSNDAHICSRARTHSIDAIASHFRCAYADYASTTAEITKIAEELAMLATKAIVCEVSTYPSFGLVSPVSNGAHTDMDYYMFLDSAMAIKPFLKKMAIMGYSFHSPLRIFNAIRTVGKAAEAAMFAATGGVNTHKGVIFLMGICISAVAKNKFGETESVSEIIESMTQNILYDFENLQDKAELTHGEQLYVRYGFTGVRGQVKDGLKVIFEYIVPKYKNSELPKRELYCQILIELMALVDDSTVVYRHNFDMLKKVKQDAQTILAAGGISTKEGLTLVEKIGAEYIANRVSSGGCADLLSISIFILAV encoded by the coding sequence ATGATAGAAGAATTTTTGTATGCTAGAGAACAGAGAGTAGCGCATCAGAATGAGTTGTGTAGCCAGCATCCGCAAAAGACGTTGGTTACTTTGAAAATCAATTATCCCGGTTTAGAAAAAAGCAACTATATAAATGACAGTATAATAAAAGCTTTGGCTGCAGAAATTTTATCGTACTATCCAGAAATAGTCTATCACGAAAGTTATGAAAGCTTGGAAGGGCTCATTTATCACTTTATATTTGATGCCTCGCTAACGGCAACAAAAGAAGAGATGGTATCGCTGGAAGAAAATCATCAATTGGGTCGTTTGGTAGATATAGACGTATATAATTTGGGAGCTGCGATATCTCGCAAAGACCTGGGGCTGCCGGTGAGAAAGTGTTTTATCTGCAGCAACGATGCTCACATATGCTCTAGGGCAAGAACTCATAGCATCGACGCAATAGCCTCTCATTTTAGATGCGCATATGCCGATTACGCATCGACCACGGCAGAAATTACAAAGATAGCTGAAGAATTGGCAATGCTTGCAACAAAGGCTATCGTGTGTGAAGTATCAACATACCCATCGTTTGGCTTGGTATCTCCAGTATCGAACGGTGCGCATACCGACATGGATTATTACATGTTTTTGGATAGTGCCATGGCGATAAAACCGTTTTTGAAAAAAATGGCAATAATGGGATATAGTTTTCATAGCCCGTTGCGTATTTTCAACGCTATACGTACTGTAGGAAAGGCGGCAGAAGCAGCGATGTTTGCAGCAACAGGCGGCGTTAATACTCATAAGGGAGTAATATTTTTGATGGGTATTTGCATTAGCGCAGTAGCAAAAAATAAGTTTGGAGAAACTGAAAGTGTTAGCGAAATCATTGAATCTATGACGCAAAATATACTGTATGACTTTGAAAATTTGCAGGATAAAGCGGAGCTAACGCACGGAGAACAGTTATACGTTCGATATGGATTTACAGGTGTTCGAGGGCAAGTCAAAGATGGGTTGAAAGTAATTTTTGAATATATTGTTCCGAAATACAAAAATAGTGAGCTGCCAAAAAGGGAACTGTATTGCCAAATTTTAATTGAGTTGATGGCTTTGGTAGACGATAGTACAGTTGTGTATCGGCATAATTTTGATATGTTGAAGAAGGTTAAACAAGATGCGCAAACGATTTTGGCTGCAGGAGGAATAAGTACAAAAGAAGGCTTGACACTTGTGGAGAAAATAGGTGCGGAATATATAGCAAACAGAGTGAGTTCTGGCGGATGCGCTGACTTGCTTAGCATTAGTATTTTTATTTTAGCAGTGTAG
- a CDS encoding ABC transporter ATP-binding protein, with the protein MFKKTALKREARHQMREISRNNKIVIKKFEAEKKRKDIQPEEYATTMKNPDNILEIDNLHTYFYTDIGIAKSVNGVTLEIPQGKTVALVGESGCGKSVTSLSIMKLVTAPVGQITEGEIRYNRPSGPINIVKAPISLMQTIRGNEISMIFQEPMTSLNPVFRIGAQIDEAILLHRPDIKKADVKAQTIKMLELVGIARAEGIYKCFPHELSGGMRQRVMIAMSLCCNPRLIIADEPTTALDVTIQAQVLDLLRELKSKIDASILLITHDLGVVAEMADFVVVMYAGKIVEQGTAEEVFLNPKHPYTIGLIKSKPVVNQNVDRLYSIPGSVPNSINLPNHCFFKDRCDRVSAACHGDIPELKQLSSYHKVACHLYDNAKEVADE; encoded by the coding sequence GTGTTTAAAAAAACAGCACTGAAAAGAGAAGCCAGACATCAAATGAGAGAAATTTCTCGGAACAATAAAATTGTGATAAAAAAATTTGAAGCCGAAAAAAAACGCAAAGATATTCAGCCCGAAGAATATGCGACAACTATGAAAAATCCTGACAATATATTAGAAATTGATAATTTACACACGTATTTTTATACAGATATAGGAATTGCAAAATCAGTAAATGGCGTAACGCTCGAAATACCGCAAGGCAAAACGGTAGCTTTGGTTGGTGAATCTGGTTGCGGAAAGTCGGTAACGAGCTTGTCTATAATGAAGTTGGTAACGGCACCTGTTGGGCAAATTACAGAAGGCGAAATTCGATACAACAGACCATCTGGCCCAATCAATATTGTAAAAGCGCCCATTTCTCTAATGCAAACAATTCGAGGCAACGAAATTTCGATGATTTTTCAAGAACCCATGACCAGCCTCAATCCTGTGTTTAGAATTGGCGCGCAAATCGATGAAGCAATATTACTGCATAGACCAGATATAAAGAAAGCCGATGTTAAAGCACAAACTATAAAAATGTTAGAGCTCGTTGGAATTGCGCGAGCTGAAGGAATATATAAATGTTTTCCTCATGAGCTTTCGGGCGGGATGCGTCAGCGTGTAATGATCGCCATGTCTCTTTGCTGTAATCCGAGGTTGATAATAGCCGATGAGCCAACAACTGCGTTAGACGTCACGATTCAAGCGCAAGTATTAGATCTTCTACGAGAATTAAAATCTAAAATCGATGCGAGTATTTTGCTTATCACGCATGACTTAGGCGTTGTAGCCGAAATGGCAGATTTTGTTGTAGTTATGTATGCGGGCAAAATCGTCGAGCAAGGGACTGCAGAAGAAGTGTTTCTAAATCCCAAGCATCCATATACAATTGGGCTAATTAAAAGTAAGCCTGTTGTCAATCAAAACGTTGACAGACTGTATTCCATTCCTGGATCGGTACCAAATTCGATCAATTTACCCAACCATTGCTTTTTTAAAGATCGTTGCGATAGAGTTAGCGCAGCGTGTCATGGCGACATACCCGAACTGAAGCAACTTAGCAGTTATCACAAAGTTGCTTGCCATTTATACGATAATGCAAAGGAGGTTGCCGATGAGTGA
- a CDS encoding ABC transporter ATP-binding protein, with product MSEPILKVENLKKYYDIRGGLLQRVVGHVKAVDGISFEVARGSTFGLVGESGCGKTTVGKTLLRLHSNNGGQVIFDGKDVFALTDQQLREIRPEIQIIFQDPYSSLSPKMPVGEIIGEAVREHKIVPEKALRSYVMEIMRECGLQDHQIDRYPHEFSGGQRQRICIARAVALKPKLIVCDEPVSALDVSVQAQIINLLMDLQKTKGLSYVFISHDLSVVEHISNEVGVMYLGNLVEKASTKEIFQNPMHPYTKSLFSAIPTPDPTVKMSRIILEGDIPSPANPPAGCKFHTRCRQCMEKCKTVMPEYKKHDNDHYVACHLYD from the coding sequence ATGAGTGAACCAATATTAAAAGTTGAAAACTTAAAGAAGTATTATGATATACGAGGTGGTTTGCTACAAAGGGTGGTTGGGCATGTAAAAGCTGTTGATGGGATTTCATTTGAAGTTGCACGCGGATCGACATTTGGATTGGTAGGTGAGTCGGGCTGCGGCAAAACCACGGTTGGCAAAACTTTACTGCGATTACACAGCAACAATGGTGGCCAGGTCATTTTTGATGGTAAAGACGTGTTTGCGTTAACCGATCAACAATTACGAGAGATTCGGCCAGAAATTCAAATTATTTTTCAGGATCCGTATAGTTCGCTAAGCCCCAAGATGCCTGTTGGAGAAATAATCGGAGAGGCAGTAAGAGAGCATAAGATTGTTCCGGAAAAGGCTTTGCGCAGCTATGTCATGGAAATAATGAGGGAATGCGGGCTCCAAGATCACCAAATAGACCGTTATCCACATGAATTTTCGGGTGGTCAACGGCAGCGAATATGCATAGCCCGTGCAGTTGCTTTAAAGCCTAAACTTATAGTTTGCGACGAACCAGTCTCGGCATTAGATGTATCGGTCCAAGCGCAAATCATCAACCTTCTAATGGATTTGCAGAAAACCAAGGGGCTCAGTTACGTATTTATATCGCATGATTTGAGTGTTGTGGAGCATATATCAAACGAAGTTGGCGTGATGTATTTGGGAAATTTGGTGGAGAAGGCATCAACAAAAGAGATATTCCAAAACCCAATGCACCCATATACAAAGTCGCTATTTAGCGCTATACCTACACCAGACCCCACCGTAAAGATGAGCCGAATTATATTAGAAGGGGATATTCCATCTCCTGCAAACCCTCCAGCCGGATGTAAGTTTCACACCAGATGTAGGCAATGCATGGAGAAATGCAAGACAGTTATGCCAGAATATAAGAAGCATGATAACGACCACTATGTTGCGTGTCATTTATACGATTAA
- a CDS encoding AbgT family transporter, which produces MKRKTLLTKTLDKIEQAGNALPHPTTIFIILIAVVIVASAICAALGVSVTYDGYDQATGQIVEMQVTAVSLLSAEGIRHMFTSIIPNFTGFYSLGPVFMIILCVAVAEGTGLLTALLKRVTEVTPKKWVTAMIVFLGVISNVASSTGYVVLVPLGAIIFMGFKRHPIAGLAAAFAGVSGGWSANLLIGTNDPMFAGISTQAANILDPNYLVQPTANWYFMIASTFLIVILGTLVTEKIVEPRLGAYEKFDLHEIEKITDLEKRGMRWAGIALLAYIILIALLVVPPNGILRNPETNGILVSPFMNSIIPIMAFFFLVPGIFYGIGSKVIKNDKDVIELMTKGITSITGFLVLVFFGGQFINFFDYSKLGTIISVNGAQFLQNTGFVGLPLIIAFIILTSLINIIIAVDSAKWVLMAPIFVPMFMQIGLSPELTQLVFRIGDSCTNVIAPLMPFFALIVAFCQKYDKKAGVGTLVTTMLPYSIAFLIGWTILFVIWYLVGLPIGPGSPLFYTF; this is translated from the coding sequence ATGAAAAGAAAAACATTGTTAACTAAAACATTAGATAAGATCGAGCAAGCGGGAAACGCGTTGCCGCATCCTACTACAATATTTATTATACTGATAGCCGTGGTTATTGTGGCATCTGCTATATGTGCCGCGCTTGGAGTTAGCGTTACCTACGATGGATATGATCAGGCCACGGGACAAATTGTAGAGATGCAAGTTACTGCAGTAAGTTTGTTATCTGCAGAAGGCATCCGACACATGTTTACTAGCATAATTCCAAACTTTACCGGTTTCTATTCTTTGGGACCAGTATTTATGATTATACTTTGTGTGGCAGTTGCGGAAGGCACAGGGCTGTTAACAGCTTTGCTAAAACGAGTGACAGAGGTTACTCCCAAAAAATGGGTCACAGCCATGATCGTATTTCTAGGGGTCATCTCAAATGTTGCATCATCCACGGGATATGTAGTGTTGGTTCCTCTTGGAGCAATTATATTTATGGGATTTAAACGACATCCGATTGCAGGCTTGGCAGCTGCGTTTGCCGGAGTTTCGGGCGGGTGGAGCGCAAATCTACTAATAGGCACCAACGACCCTATGTTTGCCGGTATATCTACGCAAGCTGCAAATATATTGGATCCAAACTATTTAGTTCAGCCAACTGCTAACTGGTATTTTATGATCGCATCGACTTTCTTGATTGTGATTTTGGGGACTTTGGTTACCGAAAAAATTGTGGAGCCTCGGTTGGGTGCTTACGAGAAATTTGATCTACATGAAATTGAGAAGATAACAGACTTAGAAAAACGAGGAATGCGCTGGGCGGGAATCGCTCTTTTGGCATACATAATATTGATAGCATTACTAGTTGTTCCTCCAAACGGAATCCTCAGAAATCCTGAAACAAACGGCATCTTGGTATCTCCATTTATGAATAGCATCATTCCGATTATGGCATTCTTTTTCTTGGTGCCAGGCATATTCTATGGCATCGGATCAAAGGTTATCAAAAACGACAAAGATGTGATCGAGCTCATGACAAAAGGTATAACTTCTATTACTGGATTTTTAGTCTTAGTTTTTTTTGGTGGACAATTTATTAACTTTTTCGATTATTCAAAATTAGGCACAATTATTTCGGTAAACGGAGCTCAATTTCTTCAAAACACAGGATTTGTTGGACTGCCACTGATCATTGCGTTTATCATATTAACATCTTTGATCAATATTATTATTGCTGTCGACTCTGCCAAATGGGTTCTAATGGCACCGATATTTGTACCCATGTTTATGCAAATCGGGCTCTCTCCAGAGCTAACTCAGCTGGTATTTAGAATCGGTGACTCATGCACGAATGTTATAGCCCCACTAATGCCATTTTTTGCACTTATAGTGGCCTTTTGTCAAAAATATGATAAAAAAGCCGGAGTGGGAACGCTTGTCACAACCATGCTACCATACTCTATAGCATTCTTGATAGGCTGGACAATTTTGTTTGTAATATGGTACCTTGTAGGGCTTCCTATAGGACCTGGCTCGCCATTATTCTATACATTTTAA
- the citC gene encoding [citrate (pro-3S)-lyase] ligase — MYYSESIEEIFTKREKVEVTYFLEKFGLQYGDVEDTIVIRDNNQIIATCSRAQNVLKCFAIAEEYQGLGLTNTLISHMTQKLYAEGIYHHFIFTKPDNVEIFASLGYRHISSTSKVALLEIGNNSIVSALDQLKDDYHIDTSKEYAAIVMNCNPFTLGHKYLIEQASLENENVIVFIVEEDKSAFKFRDRIELVRQGVKEFGNVVVLPASKYIISQATFPTYFIKQNDDATAIYTELDCSIFGKYFVNALNIKKRYVGNEPNCNLTSSYNDTMKKVLPSYGIDVRVVNRKEIDATPISATEVRKLLDQHEFEKIKALVPNTTYNFLLADMKISA; from the coding sequence GTGTATTATAGTGAGAGTATTGAGGAGATTTTTACAAAGCGAGAAAAAGTAGAGGTAACATATTTTTTAGAGAAGTTTGGGTTACAATATGGAGATGTAGAAGACACGATTGTTATACGCGACAATAATCAGATTATTGCAACCTGTTCAAGAGCACAGAATGTGTTAAAATGTTTTGCCATAGCAGAAGAATACCAAGGGTTAGGACTCACTAATACGTTAATTTCTCACATGACGCAAAAATTATACGCTGAGGGGATTTACCACCATTTTATATTTACAAAACCAGACAATGTAGAGATCTTTGCAAGCTTAGGATATAGGCATATTTCTTCTACCAGCAAGGTTGCATTGCTAGAAATAGGAAATAACAGCATTGTATCGGCTCTAGATCAATTAAAAGATGACTATCATATAGATACCTCCAAAGAATATGCGGCAATTGTAATGAACTGTAATCCATTTACGTTAGGACATAAATATCTCATAGAACAAGCTAGCCTCGAAAATGAGAATGTAATAGTATTTATTGTAGAAGAGGACAAATCAGCCTTTAAATTTAGAGATCGAATAGAGTTAGTTCGTCAGGGTGTTAAAGAATTTGGCAACGTTGTTGTTTTGCCGGCCAGTAAATATATCATTTCACAAGCAACGTTTCCGACGTACTTCATTAAACAAAATGATGATGCGACAGCGATATATACCGAACTTGACTGCAGCATATTTGGCAAATATTTTGTGAATGCCTTAAACATCAAGAAGCGATACGTTGGCAATGAACCGAATTGCAACTTAACCAGTAGCTACAACGACACGATGAAAAAGGTACTGCCTAGTTATGGGATAGATGTACGAGTGGTCAATCGCAAAGAAATTGATGCGACTCCTATTAGTGCAACAGAGGTTCGAAAATTGTTAGATCAACACGAGTTTGAAAAAATCAAAGCGTTGGTTCCGAATACCACGTATAACTTTTTACTAGCCGATATGAAGATATCAGCATAA